The following are from one region of the Arachis duranensis cultivar V14167 chromosome 10, aradu.V14167.gnm2.J7QH, whole genome shotgun sequence genome:
- the LOC107471773 gene encoding uncharacterized protein LOC107471773 isoform X3 translates to MAEKSTLSPTSQTSSPLPRRRPTQRVQYLEVNCTSSGKTRRFAESTDAGSAVELINMRLKTEEVGLPSALYIEAVKDGEEPIVFGPTSTLVSYGDGWKLQTVTQTDLFRTEIRHRDVRRMPKQAFGLGVLYPERRESKPRVSKPINLLYIFKIVFAFIFIFVLGAIFTLFLDYLPELILFVK, encoded by the exons ATGGCCGAAAAGTCAACCCTATCCCCAACATCGCAAacctcttctcctcttcctcgtCGCCGACCCACT CAGCGGGTGCAGTACCTGGAGGTGAACTGCACGAGCTCCGGCAAGACGCGGCGGTTTGCGGAGAGCACGGATGCGGGATCGGCGGTGGAGTTGATAAACATGAGGCTGAAGACGGAGGAAGTAGGGCTTCCATCTGCATTGTATATAGAGGCAGTAAAAGACGGTGAAGAGCCGATTGTTTTTGGTCCAACTTCCACTCTTGTCAGCTACGGTGACGGTTGGAAGCTTCAAACCGTTACCCAAACGGATCTCTTCCGTACGG AAATCAGACATAGAGACGTTCGACGGATGCCAAAGCAGGCATTT GGTTTGGGTGTCTTATATCCAGAAAGGAGGGAATCCAAACCAAGGGTATCGAAACCAATCAAtctattgtatatttttaaaatagtgtttgcttttatttttatttttgtacttGGTGCAATTTTTACACTGTTTCTTGATTATCTTCCTGAACTGATATTGTTTGTCAAGTAA
- the LOC107471773 gene encoding uncharacterized protein LOC107471773 isoform X1, producing the protein MAEKSTLSPTSQTSSPLPRRRPTQRVQYLEVNCTSSGKTRRFAESTDAGSAVELINMRLKTEEVGLPSALYIEAVKDGEEPIVFGPTSTLVSYGDGWKLQTVTQTDLFRTEEIRHRDVRRMPKQAFGLGVLYPERRESKPRVSKPINLLYIFKIVFAFIFIFVLGAIFTLFLDYLPELILFVK; encoded by the exons ATGGCCGAAAAGTCAACCCTATCCCCAACATCGCAAacctcttctcctcttcctcgtCGCCGACCCACT CAGCGGGTGCAGTACCTGGAGGTGAACTGCACGAGCTCCGGCAAGACGCGGCGGTTTGCGGAGAGCACGGATGCGGGATCGGCGGTGGAGTTGATAAACATGAGGCTGAAGACGGAGGAAGTAGGGCTTCCATCTGCATTGTATATAGAGGCAGTAAAAGACGGTGAAGAGCCGATTGTTTTTGGTCCAACTTCCACTCTTGTCAGCTACGGTGACGGTTGGAAGCTTCAAACCGTTACCCAAACGGATCTCTTCCGTACGG AAGAAATCAGACATAGAGACGTTCGACGGATGCCAAAGCAGGCATTT GGTTTGGGTGTCTTATATCCAGAAAGGAGGGAATCCAAACCAAGGGTATCGAAACCAATCAAtctattgtatatttttaaaatagtgtttgcttttatttttatttttgtacttGGTGCAATTTTTACACTGTTTCTTGATTATCTTCCTGAACTGATATTGTTTGTCAAGTAA
- the LOC107471773 gene encoding uncharacterized protein LOC107471773 isoform X4, which translates to MAEKSTLSPTSQTSSPLPRRRPTQRVQYLEVNCTSSGKTRRFAESTDAGSAVELINMRLKTEEVGLPSALYIEAVKDGEEPIVFGPTSTLVSYGDGWKLQTVTQTDLFRTGILLTGLVTKNSTKIHGYKA; encoded by the exons ATGGCCGAAAAGTCAACCCTATCCCCAACATCGCAAacctcttctcctcttcctcgtCGCCGACCCACT CAGCGGGTGCAGTACCTGGAGGTGAACTGCACGAGCTCCGGCAAGACGCGGCGGTTTGCGGAGAGCACGGATGCGGGATCGGCGGTGGAGTTGATAAACATGAGGCTGAAGACGGAGGAAGTAGGGCTTCCATCTGCATTGTATATAGAGGCAGTAAAAGACGGTGAAGAGCCGATTGTTTTTGGTCCAACTTCCACTCTTGTCAGCTACGGTGACGGTTGGAAGCTTCAAACCGTTACCCAAACGGATCTCTTCCGTACGG GTATTCTGTTAACTGGATTGGTGACGAAAAACTCAACTAAGATTCATGGTTATAAAGCTTAG
- the LOC107471773 gene encoding uncharacterized protein LOC107471773 isoform X2, with protein MAEKSTLSPTSQTSSPLPRRRPTRVQYLEVNCTSSGKTRRFAESTDAGSAVELINMRLKTEEVGLPSALYIEAVKDGEEPIVFGPTSTLVSYGDGWKLQTVTQTDLFRTEEIRHRDVRRMPKQAFGLGVLYPERRESKPRVSKPINLLYIFKIVFAFIFIFVLGAIFTLFLDYLPELILFVK; from the exons ATGGCCGAAAAGTCAACCCTATCCCCAACATCGCAAacctcttctcctcttcctcgtCGCCGACCCACT CGGGTGCAGTACCTGGAGGTGAACTGCACGAGCTCCGGCAAGACGCGGCGGTTTGCGGAGAGCACGGATGCGGGATCGGCGGTGGAGTTGATAAACATGAGGCTGAAGACGGAGGAAGTAGGGCTTCCATCTGCATTGTATATAGAGGCAGTAAAAGACGGTGAAGAGCCGATTGTTTTTGGTCCAACTTCCACTCTTGTCAGCTACGGTGACGGTTGGAAGCTTCAAACCGTTACCCAAACGGATCTCTTCCGTACGG AAGAAATCAGACATAGAGACGTTCGACGGATGCCAAAGCAGGCATTT GGTTTGGGTGTCTTATATCCAGAAAGGAGGGAATCCAAACCAAGGGTATCGAAACCAATCAAtctattgtatatttttaaaatagtgtttgcttttatttttatttttgtacttGGTGCAATTTTTACACTGTTTCTTGATTATCTTCCTGAACTGATATTGTTTGTCAAGTAA